Part of the Cupriavidus basilensis genome is shown below.
TCAACAGCGTGTCGGATGCGAGCTATTCGGTCGCGGGAACAACGAGCCAGAAGCTGCTGTCGGCCGGCAGCCCGGGCGGCATCCTGTACGGTCCGCGCTCTGCCAGGTACGGCGCAGACTGATGGCGCCGCGCCGGCTGCCGCCATGCCGCAGCCGGCCGGCGGATGCCTGGCAGGCGAACGGCCCGGCCGCCACTCAGATCTCCGCCCGCAGCCCCACGAAAAACCGCCGCCCCGGGGCCGGCTCGAAATACCGGCCATTGCTCTCGTTGACGATCACCGACCCGATGTAATGCCGGTCGGCGATATTGTCGATGCGCCCATAGGCATACCAGCGCATGCGCCCCACGCGGAAGTTGTAGCCGGCGCGCAGGTTGAAGGTGGCGTAGCCCGGCGCATATTGCGTGTTGAGGTCGTCGGCGAACACGCGCCCTTCCACGCGCATCTCCACGCCCAGCGTGAGGTCGGCCACGGGCTTGTACGTGGCCTCGGCGAACAGGCTGTGGCGCGCGGTGCCGGGCAGGCGGTTGCCAGAGGCTACCGTTGCGCCCTGCGCATTGCGAAAGGCGTCGCCAAAATAGGCGTCGAGCCAGGTGTAGGCCAGGCCGGTGCCGTAGCGCTCGCCGGGGCCGTAGGTGCCGCGCCATCCCAGCTCCAGACCGCGCCGATGCACACCGTTGACGTTCTGGTAGACGGCGCGGCCGTTGTCGTTGGACAGCGGCACGATCTCGTTGTGGCTGCCGGCATCGAACACCGCGGCTTCCAGCCGCTGCCCTTTGCCTTGCCATTTGACGCCGATCTCGCCCTGGCGGCTGGTGGAGGGCTGCAGCCCGAGGTTGGTGCCGGTGCCGCCGGGGCCGTAGGCGACTTCGGTCAGCGTCGGGGTTTCGAAGCCGCGGCCGAGGTTGGCGTAGACATTGAGCGAGTCCACCGCCTGCCAGACCACGCCGAGCACCGGGCTGACGTTGTTGTAGGTGGCGGTGCCGCTGTCGTCGGGGCTGGCGGCGGTGATGTAGTGATCGTCGATGCGCAGCTTGACCTGGCTGGCGCGCACGCCGCCGACCAGCCGCCAGGATGGATTCCAGGTCCAGTCGAACTGGGCGAAGGCGCCCAGGCTGCCGGCCTTGTCGGTTTCATCGCGGCGCAGCGCGCCCTGCGTGCCGTTCTGGTTCACATAGCCGGTGCGCGCGTCGCGCATGCCGTCGGCGTCCAGGCCGGCGCTCCATAGCAGAGGCAGTCCGGCCACCGTGGTGTTGTGGTGCCATGACATCGCACCGCCGCCGTAGGATCTGTCGATATCCACGATGCCGCCCGCCGACGAGGGCGCGATGCCGCTGAAACCCAGGTACTGGGTGAGTTCGCGGGTGCCGCCATAGAGGCGGAATTCCAGGTTGTCCTGCTCGCTCAGCCGTTGCTCCACCAGCACGCCGCCCTGGTTCTGCCGCACGGTCTTGCCGGTATTGAACTGCGTGGCCAGCGGCACGGCCTGGCGCGGTTTGGCGTCGGCCTGGGCGCGCGTGAGGCCGAGCGGGTCCTGCGCCTGGGGCTGGTCGAAGGCGTTGAACAACAGCGTGACGCGGGTGCCGGTGACCGGCTCCGCCACCACCTTGGCGTTGAGCTGGCGGCGCCGGGCCGCGCTGTGGTCGCGGTAGCCGTCGGTCTCGAATGTCCATGCATCCAGCACGCCGCCGATCTTGTCGTTGCCGCCGCCCACCGTCACGCCGGCCATCCATTGCCCGTCGGAGCCGAATCCGCTGGTGGCGCGCGCCATCGGCGCCTTGGGCGGATCGGGCGTGAAAATCTGCACGACACCGCCCGACGCATTGCCGTAGAGCTGGGCAAAGGGGCCCCGCAACACCTCGATG
Proteins encoded:
- a CDS encoding TonB-dependent receptor family protein, translating into MFAAAPGAALAEEMLPDVVVSVSRAEQKRFDAPAAIDSVPVDSLSTPSPLINVSELLPLVPGVAARERQNYAQDLQLAVRGFGSRSTFGVRGVRLFVDGIPATMPDGQGQASTADLTNASRIEVLRGPFAQLYGNASGGVVQIFTPDPPKAPMARATSGFGSDGQWMAGVTVGGGNDKIGGVLDAWTFETDGYRDHSAARRRQLNAKVVAEPVTGTRVTLLFNAFDQPQAQDPLGLTRAQADAKPRQAVPLATQFNTGKTVRQNQGGVLVEQRLSEQDNLEFRLYGGTRELTQYLGFSGIAPSSAGGIVDIDRSYGGGAMSWHHNTTVAGLPLLWSAGLDADGMRDARTGYVNQNGTQGALRRDETDKAGSLGAFAQFDWTWNPSWRLVGGVRASQVKLRIDDHYITAASPDDSGTATYNNVSPVLGVVWQAVDSLNVYANLGRGFETPTLTEVAYGPGGTGTNLGLQPSTSRQGEIGVKWQGKGQRLEAAVFDAGSHNEIVPLSNDNGRAVYQNVNGVHRRGLELGWRGTYGPGERYGTGLAYTWLDAYFGDAFRNAQGATVASGNRLPGTARHSLFAEATYKPVADLTLGVEMRVEGRVFADDLNTQYAPGYATFNLRAGYNFRVGRMRWYAYGRIDNIADRHYIGSVIVNESNGRYFEPAPGRRFFVGLRAEI